The Nitrosococcus watsonii C-113 genome includes the window TATGGATGGACATGATCGCCAGCCGCAACCGGACCTCTCACACCTACAATCGGGCCACGGCCCAGGCCATTGTGGAAGCGGTGATCGGACGCTATCAGCCCCAGTTTGTACTACTGGATCAGCGCCTCGCCGAGTTGAAGGCCGCTGGGCAATGACCGGCGACGGCCTCACCGGGCAACAGCGGCAAAATATTTGCCAGGTGCTGGCGCGGTTCCCGGCGGTCCGCGGCGCACGATTGTACGGCTCCCGTGCCTTGGGCCGCTACCGCCCCGGCTCGGATATCGACCTGACGCTGGAGGGTGATATCGATCTGACCACCCTGAATCGGATCAGCATGGCGCTGGACGATTTGCTGCTGCCCTATGAAATCGATTTGTCCGTATTCGGGCAAATCGACAGTCCGGAACTTCGCGACCATATTCAGCGTGTCGGCCGCTTGTTTTATCAAAAAAGCGAACCCTCTAAAAATCTGGAAAGCCCAAACCGGGCAGGCAAAATAAGCGGGTAAAACATCCTGTTTCAGAACGAAGATGGCTTGAAACCTGTGTTTTAGTCTATTAGGTCGGGGTGATGCAGGGCTTGCTCACCCCCGCCAAGCATCCAGATGGCGACGTACCCGCGCCAGATCAATGATGGAACCTCCCAGCATGGCGTCCAAGGCGCTGGCGTTGCCGAAATCGCGGTTAGGTTTAGCGATCCAGGCATCAGCCCGCTGTTTGTTAGGGAACAGAGTCATCGAAGGAGCACGGGGAAGTGCGACGACCCCCCACCCGAGTTGCGAAGTGAAACGGCGCACGAGGCGCGAGGGCCATGCAAAGTAATGTTTGCGGCGGGCAAAATTCGCGGTATAATTGAGGGCGCGGCTAGACAGTGTTGGAAGCACTACCTAGCCACTTGCCACAGACCCAATAGATTGAGTATTGAGGCTATGACCGAGCGTGATTCTACCACTATTCAGCGGTCCTATAAATTCCGCTTCTACCCCACGAGCGTTCAGCGCCAGCAACTTGCTATGGAGTTGGGTCATGCCCGCTGGGTGTGGAACACCTGTTTAGCCTGGCGTGGCCGTCAATACAGACTGCATGACAAGCACGTTGGCGGTGTTGATTTTAGTCGTCAGCTCACGTTCCTCAAAGGGTTAGGGCCTTACGCGTGGCTCAAGGAGGCTAGCGCCACCTGCCTGATCCAAAAGCTCAGGGACCAGGACACCGCCTTCAGAAATTTCTTTGCAGGGCGAGCGAAGTATCCCCGATTTAAAAAAAGAACTCATACCCAAAGCATCCGCTATCAACTCGACCAGCGCCAGGTAGCGGGAAGGTATCGAGCGGGGGAGTTTCTTAAACTCCCCAAGCTCGGGGCGCTCAAGCTCATGTGGTCCCGCAGGCCCCAGGGCGTGCCCAAGATGGTGACGGTCACCCAGGACGGTGCGGGTCGCTATTTTGTCTCCTTTATGTGCGAGGAAACCCTTCAATCCCTGCCGCGAAAGCCAAACGGTATCGGTGTTGATTTGGGTATAAGCGATGTGGTGGTGACCTCCGAGGGCTGGAAGTCGGGCAACCCGCGGCACCTCAAAACCCATGCCCGGCAACTCAGAAAAGCCCAGCGCAGGCTATCCCGCAAGCGTAAGGGCAGTGTTCGCTGGCACCATCAGCGTATTCGGGTCGCCAAGGCCCACGCCAGGGTGAGCAATACCCGTCAGGATTGGCTGCACAAGCTCACCACGACGCTGATTCGCCAGGCCGGCTTGATCGCCCTGGAAACGCTCAACGTCAGGGGCATGATGGCCAACCGGTGCATCGCCAAAGCCTTGGGCGATGTGGGGATGCACGAACTCAAGCGGCAACTGGCCTATAAAGCCCAGTGGTATGGCCGGGAGTTGGTGCAAGTAGACCGCTGGGCGCCCACCAGTAAAACGTGTTCTGAGTGTGGCGCGGTGCAAAAAGCCATGCCGCTCAAAGTGCGGCAGTGGACCTGCCCGGACTGCCAAACAGCCCATGACCGCGACATCAACGCGGCTAAAAATATTTTAAGGTTAACTACCGGCGGGAGGCCGGAAAGTCATGCGCGTGGAGGCGTACACCCACTGGAGGTGGTCGCATGACCACCAAAGGACGCCTACGAAACGCGAATTGCAGCAAGGCGAGTGAGCTTGTCGGGAACAAGCGAACGAAACTTAGCCGCAAACTCCAAGCTGTTGGTTATTAAGCCCCCAGTCAGCGGTGATTTTAAAGAAGCCTTTTAAGGCCACGCAACCCGTGAAGCTAGAGTCCTGATTGAGTTTTTTATGGAGGTCAACTTTCATCATGAAGCGCCTTTTCCATAACCTATTTTTAAACTTGAAATATATAGTAAAAATAGAAAATTGGCGCGCTATACCGATAGCATGGTGGTCCTACCGGCAGGCTTTATATCCACGCGTACAATGGCGGAAAATTTCGGGAGAAGATTAGGCGTGTTTCAGGACGAACTCGATAAAGTAGAAACCCCCGCCATTGCCCAGTTGCAACGGCTAGGCTGGCGCTATGTCCGTGGCGTTGAACTGTCACCGGAGGCTGCGGGCGCGGAACGAGCCTACTACCGGGACGTGGTGTTGGTTGGCCGTCTGGAAGGGGCTATCCGGCGCATCAACCCTTGGCTCAGTGAGGAAAACCTGCGTAAGGTAGCGCGGGAAATCACCCACCCCAACCATGTGGGTTTGATGGAATACAACCATGCCATTTACCAGATGTTGGTCAATTACCTGTCTATCGAACAGGACTTGGGCAAGGGACGCAAGGGGCAGACGGTCAAAATTATTGATTTTGAAAATCCCGGCAACAATGAATTCTTGTGCGTTAACCAGTTCAAGGTTGAGGGGCTCAATCAGAATATCATTCCCGATATCGTCTGCTTTGTGAATGGTTTGCCGTTGGCAGTGATGGAATGCAAATCCCCTTACGTGGCGGATGCCATTGGCGAAGGTATTAAGCAACTTCGCCGCTATGCCAACCTGCGCTATCCGGAAACCGATGAAGGGGCGCAAAAGCTGTTCTGGTACAACCAGCTAATGATCAGCACCTGCCGGGATCAAGCCAAGGTGGGCACCATCAGTTCCAGTGTCCAGCATTACGGGGAATGGAAAGACGCCTACCCTTTTACCGATGGGGACATCCGTGCACATCCCTTCAGCCCCGGTGGCAAATACGAGGTACGGGAAATGGCGTCACCGCTCTGGTATGCCGGTGAGTTTGAACAGGCCAGCCCCGTCACGCCGCAACAGCGCCTGCTGGCGGGTATGTTAGATCCCGGCAACTTTCTCGACCTGCTCCAAAACTTCACCATCTTCGAAGCCGTTGAGGGTCGCCTGGTCAAGAAGGTGGCCCGCTATCAGCAATACCGCGCCGTGAACAAGGTCATCAAACGCCTTAAAAGCGGCACGGATCGTAAAGAGAAGTCTGGGGTGGTGTGGCATACCCAGGGGTCGGGCAAGTCCCTGACCATGGTGATGCTGGCGGTGAAGATGCGCCGTGATCCGGCGTTACAGCAATACAAGCTGGTGTTCGTTACCGACCGTACCCAACTGGATACCCAGTTGTCCAATACCTTTCGCGGTGCCCAGAACGAAACGGTCTACAACGCGGGCTCCGTGGCGGAGTTGAAAACCCTGTTGAGCCGCGATTCGTCCGATATCGTCACCGCCACGGTGCAGAAATTCCAGGACGCGGAAGCGGCAGGTGGCTTCAACGACCTGAACCCCAGCGGCAAGATCATTGTGCTGGCGGACGAGGCCCACCGGACCCAGTTTGGCGGCTTGGCTATGACTATCAATGCCGCCTTGCCCAAGGCCCCCAAGATTGGTTTTACCGGTACACCGCTATTGAAGACCCAGAAAATGGATCAAGCCTTCGGGGGCTATATTGACCAGTACAAGATCAACGAAGCCGTGGAAGACGGCGCCACAGTGCGCATCATCTACGAAGGTCGGCAGGTGCAAAGCGATGTGGCGGGTGATTCACTGGATGCCCTGTTTGAAGCATACTTCCAAGGGTGCAGTGATGAAGAAAAACGGGCAATCAAACAAAAATATGGGGTAGAACGGGCGGTGCGGGAAGCCCCGGCACGGATTCGCTGGGTCTGTATTGATCTGCTGAAACACTACCGTGAACACATCCAGCCCAACGGTTTCAAGGCCATGATTGTGGTGGGCAGTCGCCATGCCGCCACGGTATTCAAGCAAACCCTGGATGAGCTGGGCGCGCCGCCGTCGGAGGTGATTATTTCCGGCAAACACAATGACCCGGCAACCCTTGCCCAGTACACAGACCGGGTCCACCAGAAGCAGGCGATTCAAAACTTTACTAAGCCCCTGGGGGAAGACCCCACCGCCTTTCTCATCGTCAAGGACATGCTGCTCACCGGCTTCGATGCGCCGATAGCGCAGGTCATGTACATGGATCGCGGCCTGAAAGATCACGCGCTGATGCAAGCCATTGCCCGGGTGAACCGTACCTGCAAGGGGAAGCAGGCGGGGTTTATCGTGGATTACCATGGCTTGTCTGATGACCTGACCGAAGCCCTCAAGCAGTTCAGCAGCGAAGATGTGCAAGGCACCTACCATACGCTGAAGGACGAAATACCCAAGCTGAAAGCTGCTCATACCCGTGTGGCCGCCATCTTTGCCAGGGTGAAAGGCGCGAATGTGGATGATTATGTGCTGCGCCTGAAGGATGAAGACATCCGCCAGCAATTTGAACGGGGCTTCAAACGCTTCGCCAAGCAAATGGACGTGATACTGCCGGATGTGGCTGCCAAGCCCTATGTGCCGGACCTGAAGTTCTGGGGCAAGGTACAGAACGCCGCTCGTAACCGCTACCGCGACCCTGGTTTGAATATTCTCGACGCCGGTGAAAAGGTGCGCAAGCTGGTGGAAGAGCACATCATCAGCACCGGCGTAGACCCCAAGATACCGCCAGTTGATCTGATGGCGGCAAATTTCAGGGAATCGGTAGAGCAGATCAAGTCGCCGGAATCCCGTGCCTCTGAAATTGAAAGCGCCATCAAGCATCATCTTATCGTTAACCTTGAGGAAGACCCCGAGTTCTATAAGTCGCTGAGTCTGCGTCTACGGGAGATCATCGAGAAAACCAATGGCAAATGGGAGCAGCAATTGGAATTGCTCCTTCAGATGGTCGATAACATTGAAACCGAACATAAGCAGGCGGCGGATGATGTTGGTCTCACCAAAACGGAATTCGCTTTCTATCATATTCTCATGGCTGAGGTCACCCGGCATGGTGGTGATGGATTAGTCGGCGATGAAGTTCATGAGGATATCAAAGCAACCAGCCAGTTCCTGGTGAAGACCTTTGATGAGGCAACCCAGATCGTTGATTTCTTCCACAAGCCCGATGAAGTGAAGCGGATGAAAAAGGAAATCAAGCGGGCGATACTGGATTGTTCCTACGCTGATAAAGCGCTTGTGACCGTTGTGCAAGAGCGCTTTATGGACTTGGCTAAGCGAAAGTTCGGATAATGGCGGTACCCAAATCCGAATACCGCGATGGCAATGGCTTTATCGCTGAAGTCATACGCACCGATCGGCGAAAAACCGCTGATATACGGGTAGAAGATGGCGCGGTGTCGGTGCTTATCCCAGCCACTCTGCCGATAGAGCGCGTGGATGCGCTGCTGAAGGCGAAGCGACAATGGATCAAGGAAAAAATCGTCCTGCACCAGCAAGCCCGGCCAGTCAGCCAGAAGCAGTTCGTATCCGGTGAAGCCTTCTCCTATCTGGGACGCAACTACCGGCTGAAGGTTGAAAAAGGCGCATTCCGGTCAGTTAAACTATTAAATGGTCGACTGCTGGTTACCGACCCCGAAGGTAAAGACCAGCCCCAGATGATCCGCCATGCCCTGGTTCGGTGGTACAGGCGACAAGCAGACCAGAAGCTGAAGGAAAAAGTGAAACGCTTTGCCCCGGTAGTCGGAGTACAACCCGCCGGGATGGACATCAAGACTTTCAAGTCACGTTGGGGCAGTTGCACCGCAAAAGGACGGCTGGAGTTCAATTGGCGAATCATGATGGCGCCGAATCGCTGTGTGGATTATGTAGTGGTTCATGAACTGTGCCACCTGATCCGCCATGACCATTCGCCGGAATTCTGGCAGGCAATAGCGCGGATAATGCCGGACTATCGCCAGTGCCGGGAGTGGCTGCGGGAGAATGCCTTGCAATTGAGGGTTTGATGGATGGGCGGATTCAACGCAGCATCGATCTGCCTATCCAGCCTAGCAGCCGGCCAAAACTAGGGCGTGCAACCTAGGATAAAGAACCTATGGGCCAGCACGAAAATAGTTCCAACCGCTTCTTGCCTTCAAGAGCCTCTTCCTTGATTTTCTGGCCTTCTCCTTCTTTACCTTCATCCTCGCCCCTAAATGTTGAGTGCGCCCGGTAGATAACCCGTCCCTCTTCATCAAAATGCGTTTCTTCTACAATAAAAGAGGTAAGGACCTTTGCCTCGGCAAGCTCGCGCCAGTTCAACTTTATAATCTTGGCGCTCCCCAGCAACTGCTGACCCTCTTTAAGAGTGTTTGCCTTGGCTTCGGCATGGGAGGGAAAAGAAGGAAAATTTTCATAACGATAAGTAATAACCAGTTCAGGAAATTCAACGCCAGAGGAAGCGCAATCATTTGCCCAGGCGCCTACCGTACTGAGGAATAGCAAGCAAAATAAAACTGATTTTCCCATGAGACCCCTCAGAATCAAGCCGCAACATCCTTGAAATCATGTTCCAGAATCGCTTCGGCGCGTTGGCATAGCTCGCGGGCATAATCGGTCCAGATTCCCTGGCCCCAATAGCGGTAGCAGCTAGTCTGAATCATCAAAAGATAATAAAGGGCGTTGCGATAGCGATATTCTGAGGTAGCAATGCCTGCGCGCCCCAGCACCCTTTCCGAGAACAAAGCACTGACCCTTTCCATGGGGCCGAGTACGTTTTCATAGCCCTGGACCCAGGAAATATTATTAGTCCAACTGCCCCCCTCCATGTTAAATTGAGGGTCGTTATGTTGCAGTTCCTCAATAAGCTTTTCCAGCTTTTCTGGTCCCGCGCCTGCTTCAAAATTATCCCAGATTTTCTTCTGCTGCACTGGCTGTAGCGCTGGAAAATCGGCTTCCTTGAAGCCCAAGGTTTCCAGATATTCCAAGTATTCGCTGACATTCACCGCCGGCGTGGGAGAGCCCGTTGCCTCGCGCATAACTTCCATGAATTTACCTGGAAACTCATTCATCATCACCCCGCCATTCTCGCCATCGCCAATCTGGGTGACCAGAGGCGGAATAGCTTGGCCCTTCAACTCCTGGCGGCCCAAGCCTTGGGCCTCATAATAAGGCTGCATCTGGGCTACTAGCTTGGTGTCCGAGCCCTGAGTCTTGATGATGGCAATGATGCTGGCGCTCTCTCCCTTGGAGTTTGTCGCCACCAGCCGATGGGGAATGTGGGGCTGCCGCGAGTG containing:
- a CDS encoding nucleotidyltransferase domain-containing protein codes for the protein MTGDGLTGQQRQNICQVLARFPAVRGARLYGSRALGRYRPGSDIDLTLEGDIDLTTLNRISMALDDLLLPYEIDLSVFGQIDSPELRDHIQRVGRLFYQKSEPSKNLESPNRAGKISG
- a CDS encoding MbcA/ParS/Xre antitoxin family protein, with the translated sequence MLPTLSSRALNYTANFARRKHYFAWPSRLVRRFTSQLGWGVVALPRAPSMTLFPNKQRADAWIAKPNRDFGNASALDAMLGGSIIDLARVRRHLDAWRG
- a CDS encoding RNA-guided endonuclease InsQ/TnpB family protein; this translates as MFAAGKIRGIIEGAARQCWKHYLATCHRPNRLSIEAMTERDSTTIQRSYKFRFYPTSVQRQQLAMELGHARWVWNTCLAWRGRQYRLHDKHVGGVDFSRQLTFLKGLGPYAWLKEASATCLIQKLRDQDTAFRNFFAGRAKYPRFKKRTHTQSIRYQLDQRQVAGRYRAGEFLKLPKLGALKLMWSRRPQGVPKMVTVTQDGAGRYFVSFMCEETLQSLPRKPNGIGVDLGISDVVVTSEGWKSGNPRHLKTHARQLRKAQRRLSRKRKGSVRWHHQRIRVAKAHARVSNTRQDWLHKLTTTLIRQAGLIALETLNVRGMMANRCIAKALGDVGMHELKRQLAYKAQWYGRELVQVDRWAPTSKTCSECGAVQKAMPLKVRQWTCPDCQTAHDRDINAAKNILRLTTGGRPESHARGGVHPLEVVA
- a CDS encoding type I restriction endonuclease subunit R encodes the protein MFQDELDKVETPAIAQLQRLGWRYVRGVELSPEAAGAERAYYRDVVLVGRLEGAIRRINPWLSEENLRKVAREITHPNHVGLMEYNHAIYQMLVNYLSIEQDLGKGRKGQTVKIIDFENPGNNEFLCVNQFKVEGLNQNIIPDIVCFVNGLPLAVMECKSPYVADAIGEGIKQLRRYANLRYPETDEGAQKLFWYNQLMISTCRDQAKVGTISSSVQHYGEWKDAYPFTDGDIRAHPFSPGGKYEVREMASPLWYAGEFEQASPVTPQQRLLAGMLDPGNFLDLLQNFTIFEAVEGRLVKKVARYQQYRAVNKVIKRLKSGTDRKEKSGVVWHTQGSGKSLTMVMLAVKMRRDPALQQYKLVFVTDRTQLDTQLSNTFRGAQNETVYNAGSVAELKTLLSRDSSDIVTATVQKFQDAEAAGGFNDLNPSGKIIVLADEAHRTQFGGLAMTINAALPKAPKIGFTGTPLLKTQKMDQAFGGYIDQYKINEAVEDGATVRIIYEGRQVQSDVAGDSLDALFEAYFQGCSDEEKRAIKQKYGVERAVREAPARIRWVCIDLLKHYREHIQPNGFKAMIVVGSRHAATVFKQTLDELGAPPSEVIISGKHNDPATLAQYTDRVHQKQAIQNFTKPLGEDPTAFLIVKDMLLTGFDAPIAQVMYMDRGLKDHALMQAIARVNRTCKGKQAGFIVDYHGLSDDLTEALKQFSSEDVQGTYHTLKDEIPKLKAAHTRVAAIFARVKGANVDDYVLRLKDEDIRQQFERGFKRFAKQMDVILPDVAAKPYVPDLKFWGKVQNAARNRYRDPGLNILDAGEKVRKLVEEHIISTGVDPKIPPVDLMAANFRESVEQIKSPESRASEIESAIKHHLIVNLEEDPEFYKSLSLRLREIIEKTNGKWEQQLELLLQMVDNIETEHKQAADDVGLTKTEFAFYHILMAEVTRHGGDGLVGDEVHEDIKATSQFLVKTFDEATQIVDFFHKPDEVKRMKKEIKRAILDCSYADKALVTVVQERFMDLAKRKFG
- a CDS encoding M48 family metallopeptidase; amino-acid sequence: MAVPKSEYRDGNGFIAEVIRTDRRKTADIRVEDGAVSVLIPATLPIERVDALLKAKRQWIKEKIVLHQQARPVSQKQFVSGEAFSYLGRNYRLKVEKGAFRSVKLLNGRLLVTDPEGKDQPQMIRHALVRWYRRQADQKLKEKVKRFAPVVGVQPAGMDIKTFKSRWGSCTAKGRLEFNWRIMMAPNRCVDYVVVHELCHLIRHDHSPEFWQAIARIMPDYRQCREWLRENALQLRV